The sequence gccaccgccatgtccaaaccggacaaaacattccccctccttatcctcctggtgctccccagccatcataaccctggggtctggaccatacgagttcagattgagtgactgcccatacattctcgagtggttgtacttgtcatgagtacaggtagtgaaggatgacaaaccggtccttatatgaggggacaatccttctgctcacgcctaacctGGCTGAGCCCACACctaaggccctcccctaaactagggagtccctgattatcccactcaaaaggtgataaggatgaatatccttcatcatacactttttgaaaaaCATCGTTTAGTAAAAACACCACCCTTTTgtcatcccacattttgtacttgaaagatattctttaatgcgggctatctctcttctCACAATGCAAAGGGACCAACCCTTATTCCTGGCTTAGGTACTcgtagaaagagtaggtaatttatgcatcaaggaaagaatggacttgccttcgtcgaagctctcctggcacgaaagatctatttcggagaggtcgggttcctgcccttcttccggagctacaaattccggaggatcggatccctcttctcctAGCAAAAATAGGTAATGAACAATACATCAACCATGGTGGCTTGGTGGAGGGTGCCAAGTTTTTAAATATTACTAttctgtgccctataatttatttagactatttttggtgcataaaatatcaatatatgcatttttatatgaaaataggaaaaagaaatggaaaaaggaaaaagaaaagggatttccCTGCTAACTGGGttggggggattttggcccagccGAGCGTGGGCACGCGCGCGGGGGCAAGCGGCCCAGCTTGGCCCGCCAACAGGGAACAACGTGGGGACGGTGTCGTGGGCGCGGGCCCACGTGTCAGCGAGGAGGGGGAACGACGTTAGGGGGGGCGAACCGGCCGGAGTCAGGAAAACCGACCGCCGACGAGGTCCCGCGGCGGTTCTCTGCTGTGGTTCCAGTTATAGGTCGTCGGGGAGGTGGTTAAGCACTAGTGGGGGTAGGGGATCATGGTGGAGGGGTTAATTTGGTCGGAGGGTGCTCGGGACAGCCAGTCCATGGCGAGGTGGCAGGCGCCCGTGGCGGTGAGATCACCGGTGAGGTTGCCGGGCGCAATAGGCGAGGGGAAAGGTGTGCCATGCTCGCGGCGGAATGGTGAACCTTGCGAGCCCAACCAATTGAACTCTAGGCTACCAGAGAAGGGAGGGAGGAGCTCACCGGAGAGAAGGAGGGCGGCGGCGCCGAGCTTGATTCTGTCCAGTggagggggagagggagtggCCGAGGCCGGTGTGAGGAAGGAGGGAGCTCaggcggtccttttataggcggtcaggggaggggggaggagaggtggcgagcaccggcgagcttgcCACGACAGCGATGATGGCACACAGTGGTGGCGATgggatggctcgggcagacggggcgacgggatggctcgggcagacgCAAGGCGCCAAACCGAGCTGGTGAGCGCGTTAATGGTGAGGAGACGGGGCAGACGGTGGTCGGCGGCAAACGCGCTGATAGCCTGCTCACAGGCAAGGGAAGAGTGGCTGACAAGCGGGACCCGCTTGCTAGAGGGAGAGCGGTTGCGAGCGGGTGGGGTGTTGCGGCTGACGAGTGGGGCTGGCCAGTCAGCGGGAGGGGAGGCGCGGCGCAAGCGCGGGTGGGCGTGCGGGAGGTGGGCCGCGTGGGCCGCGAGGGAGGGAGGAGCGCAGGCGCGCGGGGGAAGAGAGgtgggctggattcggcccagccgaggaagGGGGAgagatttcctttttctttttctatttctatttctatttctatttccctttttcttttgatctcctttttcttttgaacaaatattTGTCTATAATTTCTTGGGTGTCaaaatattctatgtgaggtgctactaacaaccatggtgtatgcatatgatgaatgaaatgCCTTATGAGGTGGGGGTCTTAGGAGATAATCAAGGGGGGGGTTTAGGAgttttagggtttctaaccttgggatcaaaattgggatgttacaccACATGGCGGCCACGTCTGTTGGGCGAATGGTCGGGAGGCCCCACCAGGCAGACCGTTGTGCCTGACGAACGAAGGCCCCAACGACTGACTCAACGGTCGGCTCGACCAGTTATGGAAGGGGATCACTAACTGTGCATTGTCTGGTGTGCACTGAACATTCCAGTGCACCCGTGGACAGAAGGCAACAAAGGCCTTTCAAATGAGGATTAAACGACTCCTTGGtcccttggggatataaaaggaccccctaggcgcCATGGAGCAATATACAGTCACACTTTTAGCACTCTTCAACTGTGAGACTCTGCAACTATGATGTTGAttcattagagagagagatttgtgcgCGTTCTTGAGTTGTGACTATGTCGTTTTCATTCTTGCGCTTTCTTctttgcttgtgtgcgtgttgctgctGCGATTAtgctcttgcgtgtgttgctactccctccttactctagtttttgattgatatcatttgtgtaaggcgtgagagactccaatttgtagagattcctcacaaccaggaattgatataaggaagacaaacgtggtactcaagtttgatctttggatcacttgagagtggttgagtgcaacccttgaccgaaggaggtcaccacaatgtaGAGTAGGcattagccgaaccacgggataaaatctccATGTCTCTTCTCCATTTACTTTATTGTGATTATGGTCTTCTTGAGTTCTCTATTCACTTGTATTATTGCCCCTAAGTTTGATACACATCTcaaaggagcaatcaagtgaagagttctcttctcTCTTTCTCTATTCTCAAACTTGGTTTGATTTACTCTAACTCAActattagaccaagtttgttgttaaattttgcaggatcacctattcaacccccctCTAAGTGCTCTCAATCACCACCCAAGACTACGCCTGGCTCCGACACTAAGCGGACTCACGCTCAGCGCGTGACGACCGTCGCAGTAAGGGTCCACCCCTAAACTGCTTGAGTATCGAATAAACCCTCAAGCAATCCACGTGATTGCTCGGGGGCTACATCTAGCAGATGCGCTTGTGCGCACCTGAGATTTCGGTCTTCAATAAGAGCCGAACAAACCTGGACCTGCGCTTAGCGCGTGATGACCATTGCAGAAAGGGTCCGCCCATAAACTGCTCGAATACCGAGTGAACCCCCTCCCCCCACaagcaatccacatggattactcCGGGGCTACATCTAGTAGATGCCACTGAATTGGAGTTTGGAATTGTATAGTCTAATTCCACACAATACCGAGTGGTGAGACTTTGTATTAAGAGAGGGGATTTCTAGTTATAGTCCAATTTCAGAGAATTAGGAGTCTGATTCTAAATCTTAATTTCACATGCAACCGAACAACAGAATTTACGAAAGCTGATTTCAATTCTTAATTCTGTACTCCAATATCTACGTCCAAACGGAATTCAGAGCTTGATTGGTTGGATGGACGGGAATTATTATATTAGTACAAGAGGAAATTATTTTCCACGGTGGTTGAAGATTCTTTTTCTTTGTGGAAAGCAAGATAATCAATAGGATGGGATGGAGTGACTGCTAGCCGGCCTGCTTTGAGGTTTGAGCACAGAGCCCAGTACTGTTGGAGTCCTAGTAGATCTGTACTGCTATCTCGCCTAATCAAGCATAGCATCGCGAACAGCAAGTATATCTTCCTGGGCCCAGGAAGATTCGCCTAATCAAGCTGATACTTTAGGTGCCCATTCTCCGTTTGTCCTTGCAATCCAGCCTGAAAACCGGGTACCTGCACTGGTACTGCACGTGTATAATGCTAGCTTTGATTCCTGGGTTCCAGACAGTATACCGCTTAGATCCTGCTGCAAGCTACCTGCTGGCTAGCTGCTATCTCTCTCTGTATATATATGTTGTTGATCTAGATTTGCGATGTTGTGTCGGCTAAGGACGTGTGCAAATCTATTTAATACGGATCTCTTGAGAGATTTTTTGAAGGCTAATTAAAAAATATTTTCTCCACAAACCCATGTCTACACGATTTTCCATACATATTATCTATTAACTGTATTTCTTATTTAGAGACTCAGGATTGTATCGTCTCTTAGCTGTCTTTTATACACTACCAGAATATAGTTCTTTGCCGAATGAcacaggcactcgacaaagccttgATAACACTCGGTAAATCTCTAAGCACTCGTCAAAGAACATGTTTCTAGTAGAGGTGCTTGGAAAACCGATTCGTGGTATCATGGTTTTAAATGTCCTAATCATGCTGCTGCCCATTATCTGTTTGTCCTTCCAGTCGAGCCCGAAAATCAGGTACCTGCACTGCACGTGTATCAATCTATTTGTTATGCTTTAATTCAAACTGATTTCTACTGTTTTTACAGTGTTTTTTGTCTCAACAAATTACATTTTCAGGCTGTTTTTAATTTCCAAGCGAACAGCATGTATAGTCGAGCGTGACAACAGTACAGTCGCTAGCTATGACTCTTCGGTTTCAGTGACGTAGTACCTGCTAGCTTGCTGCCATCTCTCTTCTTCTCTATATATATGTGCATCGCCGCGCGCATACATGCATAGTAAAGTTAGCAATGTCGATGGATTACTTGGCTGCTGCTGTACCCGTGACCTTGGCTCTGGGAGTGGGAGCTATCTTGTTGGTCTTACGATGGACGTACTGCCGCCGCCGAACAAGCGCCGAAGAAGCAAGACTGCCCCCGGGGTCAAGGGGCCTCCTGTTCCTGGGGGAGACGCTCCACTACCTGGCAGCGTCCTCCACCCCGGGGGTATTGCCACCATTCTTCCAGCGACGGTTGGAGAGGTACGGCGGCGATGCATACTGTAACTTCCTTCCTTTCTAAGTGTCTTTGCATCGTCGTCGTTACGTTCATGCATGCTTGGACGACTTGTTGGAGAGCTTGCTTGCAGGTATGGCCCCATCTTCCGGACGAACCTGGTCGGGGAGGATCTCGTCGTGTCGCTGGACGCGGAGCTGAACGCGCACGTGCTGAAGCAGGAGGAGCGCGGCTTCCAGATCTGGTACCCGCCCTCCTTCATGCGCGTCTTCGGCGCCGACAACATCACCGCCAAGCTCGGCGTGCTCCACCGCCACATGAGGACCCTCGTGCTCCGCCTCTTCGGCCACCAGACCGTCCGCTCCGTGCTGCTGCACGACGTGCAGCGGAGCGCGCGCGACGAGCTGCGCTCATGGCTCGGCCGCCCGGACGTCGAGGTCAGGACGGCCACCTCCAGGGTTAGTAGCTCTTCGTTATATTTAGTAGATTTCACAGTTTCACTCACTCTTTTTCGCTACTACAGTACAACATATAGTAATTACTAGTATAATATCCGTGCGTTGTGGCCGTACACAATCATATTTCATGATATTAGTTACAAAGGTTGAGGTCGTACCCACAATACAATCAGTGGTAAGTGAAATAAACCACTCATACGGATCCTCCTAAAAATTACCAATAATAAATAAATTTAATGTCAAAGTGAGCATATTGTCTATAGACCAGATATTAAATTGATAAGAATAAATATTACACTTTATTTTATCCAAAAGACCGAAAAAATATGAGTTGAAAAAGAACCCTCCTTTCTGGGTGTTACTATATATGTACGACTTCTTGTCGTATTGAGATTGATGGCTTCTCACAGTCTATATATGGTGTAACAGCTTTGATGACTTATAACTCAAGACACGGTATGACTGCCGGTTTTAAAGACCCACAACATTTTTCACTGAACCTATGCCCTTTTATTTTCTCTTAGACACACGTATTAAACACATAATTCATGGACAGATAAAACCATAAAGATATCTCTGGCTATTGCACAATAATCTAATAGAGAAGAAAACATGCCTCAACAATTATTAGATATAGACCATGCAGGGGATTCATGATGCAGCATGCATGAGCCGTGCATGAGTTAAGCAGTGTTCAGTATTGTCTTGTGTCATGCACGAGAGGTGGTTAATTCCGATTCAGCTACAATAAACAAATGAGCTAATGAACCAAATACCTCGAACAACAGCCACCCACTACTTATTTGTCGTCCATGCTTTGCATCGGAAGGCCACTAACCATCTCTATCTTGTTCCCAACTGGCCTAGCTCTCGCGAAACAGTACACAGTCAACTTCGAATGGATCGAGCTACAATAAAATGCTCGCTAAGGACCCATCGCAAGCGCGCGACGGCCTTGTAGCTCCTCACTCCTGAGGAAGCACTTCTCCTAGCATCTAGCAATGGCTTGTGACACTTCGTCTCTCTTCTCCGCCACGGCGCTCGTGACGATGGCGCTCATCATGCTCATCGGCGACTACATCACTATGTGCCACGTCGTGCGACATCTTGCTCACGCCCGCCCCCGTCGCTCCTGTTGTCAACCCGGGCATTCCTATCGTGCTGAAGCCGTCGTGTCCATGGCCACCTTCCACTGATGCTCGCCATACCGACAGTTCCTGTGGTGGGCGTAGTGCCATAGATCCATGTGGTGTCGAACACCGCCGCGCTGCCCCTATGCCGGCTACAGTACCCGCCGTCATGCTAAAAGTGACGCTACTGCCAATGCCCGTCGTGCCGAAGGTTGGCGCCTTGCCGCCAATGCCCGTCGTTGTGCCTAAGGTTGGTGACTTGTCGTCGATGCCCTCCGTGTGTGGCCTGTGCCTAACTGCTGATGCCCTCCATCCCGGCAGCGTCGGTCTCCATTAGGTCCCACGAACGCGACACGAACTCGGTGGACAGGCCTGTGAAGATGCCTGTGGAGTCAGTGAGCCAGAAAATCAGATGTATGTACGTGCGTTGTGCGTACCTTGGAGGATGTAGGTGAGTCGGAGTAGCTGGAGAGCGTGAAGCCACCGATGGCGACCAGATCCACCACTGCTATCGCTTGAGGGGCCTCGGTACGACTTTTTGTAGCCAGGTTGGTGGGTGGATTAGGATGAGTAAAACGGTTCCACCCCGCAGCTACTGAAACCGCTTTCCCCGCGTTTATATGCATGGATGACGCGACGTATGTGGGTCTGCTAAAACTGCTTTCCCCGTCCCTTACGGAGCGGCGTGTATGGGTTGTTGGGCTCCTGTAGCGGTGTATTTGGCGCGGGCTTACTTGCCATGCCGATCGTTGCTATGAACGGAAGACATGGCGTGCGTGAGTTTGTGTCATTATGTGGGTGATTGAGGCGCTCGTGCGCCGTGCGGGGCACGGATTCACTAAAGATGGGGACTGGATAGACGAATTGGATTAGATGCATTCGACGTGAAGAGAATGGTCTTGTGGACCATTTCAAACAATAGAAGAGGTTATTTACAAAAATATGACGTGTGACGATCGtcgaaactgatgctttaatataatagagattattattattgttattattgttattattattattattactgcTGCTGCTATTactattattactattattattattattattattattattattattattattattattattattgatattattattattattattattattattattattattattatgcatGCATGCACTCTGCAGATGATATTTGGCGTCACTGCCAACAAGCTGATCAGCCATGACGACGCAGCATCTGGAGGCACGTTGTGGAGATGCTTCCACGACTGGACTTCGGGGCTGCTCTCGTTTCCGGTTTCCATTCCCGGCACAACCTTCTACAGATGCATGCAGGTCAGCAGCTTAATTATTAACCGCCATTATCGATCATCTTACTAACTAGTATATAGTATGATCCTATTGATccatatgtatatgcatgcagGGACGTAAGAAGGTTATGACGATGCTGAAACAGCAGCTCGTCGAGCGTCGACGGAACGCAGCGGAGCGCGAGACGACAGAGGATTTCTTCGATCTCGTGATCGATGAACTGAACAAGCCAGACCCTATGATGGACGAGAGCACCGCGTTGGACTTGCTGTTCACCATGTTGTTTGCGAGCCATGAGACGACGTCCATGGTATTAACCGTCATACTCAAGTATCTGACTGACAACCCAAAAGCTTTGCAAGAGCTGACAGTAAGTAGATTAATCCATTCAGTCAATTCCTTCCGTACAACGACGGCTATGTAAGCAGTCCTTCTTTACAAACGTGCAAGAAAATCATCTGATCAATTAGATTATGATCCAACCACAGATACAACCATGGTTTGTTAGGAggttttttataaagattattgaACCGGTAGTGgaagggtttaagtgttaaatatgACATACGGTTGAATAGTAATCTAATGTATCAGATGatttgcttgcacgcttgcaaaGAAGACTGCTTGCACAGCCGTACGTTTCTTTCCTTCCGTGCTTCCTTCTCAAAGAAAATACATATCTCTGTACGTTTTCAGGAGGAGCACGAAAGAATCCTGGAAAGTAGGGCCGATCCAGGCTCTGACCTCACGTGGGAGGAGTACAGGTCTATGAAATTCACATCTCATGTACGTACGATACAAGTCTCAAAAATAAATTTGAAAGACAGTACGCAACAAATATATATCCTGTCCATGCCAGAATTCGTATGGTTGTCGATCTCTTGGACTAATTAATATGCTTTCTATACCACCACTTATTAGGTTATACATGAGTCGCTAAGGCTCGCAAACATCGCACTGGCCATGTTCAGGAAAGCAAATCAGGATGTGCACATAAATGGTCTGCATAATCTCAACCCCTCACTGAGAATATTGAAGAGAATACATAATATAAGCCAATGTTTATAATCCATGCATTAATAATACATATGTGCTGTGTGTGCACTCAGGGTACACAATTCCAAAAGGATCAAAGATCATGATGTGTGCACTAGCATCGCACTTGAATACGGAGGTCTACGAGGACCCCTCAGTGTTCAATCCATGGAGATGGAAGGTACATATGCGAAATAAAATCAACAGATAAATCCGGGCCTAAGGATCACACGTGTGTGCATTGTGCATAGGATATTCCTGAACCAGTCGGCACCTCTAAGGACTTTATGGCCTTCGGGGGTGGTTTGCGCCTATGCGCTGGTGCCGAGTTTTCCAAGATGCAGATGGCTATGTTCCTCCATTACTTGGTCACAAATTACAGGTAAAAAAAAACTCTCCATGGATTGTGTAAGTACTTATCAACCAACTATATATGACAAAATCATTATTGTGTTCTCGTGAATAGCTGGAAACCCGTCAGCGGTGGGACAATGTTATTCTATCCAGGACTGCAATTTCCAGAAGGCTTCCACATCCAGCTTCTTCCAAAAATCCCAAACGTGGTTCCATAAACCCTATGAAGAAATATGAATACGAATAATTTAAGCAAATATTCTAAATGTACCCTGGGGAATTGAAGTTCGATAACGATGTGGTACGGGCTGATTTGGTAACCATGGATCACAGGAGGATGGGAGAGGATTGAtggagaaattagttcatttctccCTCAACCTCTTTCAATCCTCTTATGATCCActtatcaccaaatcaaccctaatGATAGCAGGTCGAATTGTCGGAACAAATAATAGTTTCACCAAACAGAAGGGGAGTATGCATGTGTGTAACTTTTTATAGTTATAAATAATAGTAGAGTAAATTCAGCTCGTTGTGTAACAACTATGCAGGTGAGTAAAAATTGGTTCAGCATATTGTATATATTATGCCCAGTTCAATGGAAAAAAAAACTTTGTTGTCTGTTGTGTATACGATCTTCCAAACATGCCATGGATGATGTACTTTGCCTTGTTACACTACTTAAATCCGGCTCTCAGCGCTTTGTCGAGAGCAATTTACCAGGCACTCGTGAAAACATGCTTTGCGGAGTGCTACTCTTGGCGAACTAAGACACTCGTCACTAACCTCCTTTGCCGAGCACAAAACACTCGGCATAGACAGACTCTCAGCAAAGGAGGCATTGCCGAGAGTAACGCTCGCGGCAAAACGCGACGCTCGACAAAAAGTCGTTAGCAGCCGTCTATAGTTGACGACCGTTAAATATACCGAGTGTCATAACTTCTTTGTCGTGGTAGACACTCTTTCCTtgccactcgacaaagtatatttgtttttttttcttttttccccaaGCTTTTTGTTGTGTGCTCCTAtagtatatagacctacatgttcaattttggcacaattatcaaagtgtttgctatGACTATTAAATTTAGTTTGTTTAATTAAATTTCTTCGG is a genomic window of Zea mays cultivar B73 chromosome 5, Zm-B73-REFERENCE-NAM-5.0, whole genome shotgun sequence containing:
- the LOC100272865 gene encoding Cytochrome P450 87A3, which produces MDYLAAAVPVTLALGVGAILLVLRWTYCRRRTSAEEARLPPGSRGLLFLGETLHYLAASSTPGVLPPFFQRRLERYGPIFRTNLVGEDLVVSLDAELNAHVLKQEERGFQIWYPPSFMRVFGADNITAKLGVLHRHMRTLVLRLFGHQTVRSVLLHDVQRSARDELRSWLGRPDVEVRTATSRMIFGVTANKLISHDDAASGGTLWRCFHDWTSGLLSFPVSIPGTTFYRCMQGRKKVMTMLKQQLVERRRNAAERETTEDFFDLVIDELNKPDPMMDESTALDLLFTMLFASHETTSMVLTVILKYLTDNPKALQELTEEHERILESRADPGSDLTWEEYRSMKFTSHVIHESLRLANIALAMFRKANQDVHINGYTIPKGSKIMMCALASHLNTEVYEDPSVFNPWRWKDIPEPVGTSKDFMAFGGGLRLCAGAEFSKMQMAMFLHYLVTNYSWKPVSGGTMLFYPGLQFPEGFHIQLLPKIPNVVP